The following proteins are encoded in a genomic region of Spirosoma sp. SC4-14:
- a CDS encoding polynucleotide kinase-phosphatase — protein MEIKVPELSLVVLIGVSGSGKSTFAKKHFKRTEILSSDECRALVSDDENNQFATNDAFDVLYYIASKRLKNGLLTVIDATNVQKESRKGLIELSKSYHCLPVAIVIDLPEKVCEERNRNRPDRNFGGYVIRQQHQQLKKSIRGLKEEGFRQIYILKSLEEVDSVLEIKREKLYNDKKDETGPFDIIGDVHGCFDELQELLFALGYGINRVDETETNFGFNVTAPENRKAIFLGDLVDRGPDSPKVLRMVMSMVNSEVAYCVPGNHDLKLQKYLNGKQVQLKHGLEVTVKQLEVETTQFKSIVEKFLYSLISHYVFDNGKLVVAHAGLKEDMQGRGSGAVRSFCMYGETTGEIDEFGLPVRYNWAKEYRGKAKVIYGHTPVPDAEWLNRTIDIDTGCVFGGKLTALRYPEEEIVSVKAKKVYCEPVRPINVNENQNKLSSQQEYDDLLNIEDVTGKRIVQTRLRNNITIREENSIAALEVMSRFAINPKWLIYLPPTMSPCATSDIPEYLEHPAQALNYYKKAGIKTVVCEEKHMGSRAVLIVCKNEDAAINRFGIQNEGIGICYTRTGRNFFNDPEIEKEFIDRVNQCLTKTNFWEKFNTEWVCLDTELMPWSAKAQALLRDQYAAVGAAAGGALPVVIKALELAIDRGIQDALPSLQKFATKNKTVSKYIRAYQNYCWSVNSIDDYKLAPFHILATEGHVHVDKTHEWHMENISEICKGDTGLFMATSYKIVNLNDQVSFDEAVNWWMELTGRGGEGMVVKPYDFISTGTEGLLQPAVKCRGSEYLRIIYGPEYDLPENIARLKNRGLSRKQSLAIREFALGIEGLERFVKKEPLRRIHESVFGVLALESEDVDPRL, from the coding sequence ATGGAAATTAAAGTACCTGAGTTATCGCTTGTTGTTTTAATTGGCGTTTCGGGTTCGGGGAAGAGCACCTTCGCTAAAAAACATTTTAAACGAACAGAAATTTTATCTTCTGACGAATGCCGTGCATTAGTCTCTGACGACGAGAATAATCAGTTTGCCACTAATGATGCCTTTGATGTTTTGTATTACATAGCAAGTAAACGCTTAAAAAATGGTTTACTGACCGTAATTGATGCTACAAATGTTCAAAAAGAATCACGAAAAGGGCTTATTGAACTGAGCAAATCTTATCATTGTCTACCCGTCGCTATAGTTATAGACTTACCTGAAAAAGTTTGTGAAGAAAGAAATCGAAACAGGCCCGACAGAAATTTTGGGGGATACGTAATCCGTCAGCAACATCAGCAATTGAAAAAATCCATTCGTGGGCTCAAGGAAGAAGGTTTCAGGCAAATATATATTCTGAAATCACTTGAAGAAGTTGATTCAGTCCTTGAAATTAAACGAGAAAAACTTTACAACGACAAAAAAGATGAAACAGGTCCATTCGACATTATTGGTGATGTTCATGGATGTTTTGATGAATTACAAGAACTCCTTTTCGCATTAGGTTATGGCATAAATCGAGTCGATGAAACGGAAACGAACTTTGGTTTTAATGTTACTGCTCCCGAAAACAGAAAAGCAATTTTCCTGGGTGATTTAGTTGACCGTGGTCCTGATTCTCCCAAAGTTTTACGAATGGTTATGAGCATGGTAAACTCCGAGGTTGCTTATTGTGTTCCGGGAAATCATGATTTGAAATTGCAGAAATACTTAAATGGAAAACAGGTTCAATTAAAACATGGATTAGAAGTTACGGTTAAACAACTTGAAGTCGAAACGACTCAATTCAAATCTATAGTTGAAAAGTTTCTTTATAGTTTAATCAGTCATTATGTATTTGACAATGGTAAACTCGTCGTTGCTCATGCCGGTCTTAAAGAAGATATGCAAGGCCGGGGTTCAGGGGCCGTTCGTTCATTTTGCATGTATGGTGAAACAACAGGGGAAATAGACGAATTCGGTTTGCCGGTAAGATACAATTGGGCGAAAGAATATCGTGGAAAAGCGAAAGTAATTTATGGGCATACGCCAGTTCCTGATGCCGAATGGTTAAATAGGACTATTGATATTGATACTGGTTGTGTGTTCGGAGGAAAATTGACTGCTTTGCGTTATCCAGAAGAAGAAATCGTTTCAGTAAAAGCCAAAAAAGTTTACTGCGAACCCGTAAGACCTATCAATGTTAATGAAAATCAGAACAAACTTAGTTCCCAGCAGGAGTATGACGATTTATTGAATATTGAAGATGTAACGGGCAAACGTATAGTACAAACGAGGCTGCGAAATAATATAACCATTCGTGAAGAAAACTCCATTGCTGCATTGGAAGTAATGAGCCGATTCGCTATCAATCCGAAATGGCTGATTTATCTTCCACCGACAATGTCGCCTTGTGCAACAAGTGATATTCCAGAATATTTAGAGCATCCTGCTCAAGCTCTGAATTACTACAAAAAAGCAGGCATCAAAACAGTAGTTTGTGAAGAAAAGCATATGGGTTCAAGAGCAGTATTGATAGTCTGTAAAAATGAAGATGCTGCTATTAATCGATTTGGTATTCAAAATGAAGGAATAGGTATTTGTTATACACGAACCGGAAGAAATTTTTTCAATGATCCTGAAATTGAAAAAGAATTTATTGATCGCGTAAATCAATGCTTAACTAAAACAAACTTTTGGGAAAAATTCAATACGGAATGGGTCTGTTTAGATACTGAATTAATGCCTTGGTCAGCTAAAGCACAAGCATTACTTAGAGATCAGTATGCTGCGGTCGGCGCAGCCGCTGGCGGTGCTTTGCCCGTAGTTATCAAGGCTTTAGAGCTAGCTATCGACAGAGGCATACAAGACGCTTTGCCATCGCTGCAAAAATTTGCAACAAAAAATAAAACCGTTTCAAAATATATAAGAGCATACCAGAACTATTGCTGGTCAGTTAATTCTATTGACGATTACAAATTAGCTCCATTTCATATCTTAGCAACAGAAGGCCATGTTCATGTTGACAAAACCCACGAATGGCACATGGAAAACATTTCCGAAATCTGCAAAGGAGACACCGGGCTATTTATGGCAACATCTTATAAAATTGTTAATTTGAACGACCAGGTTAGCTTTGATGAAGCCGTAAACTGGTGGATGGAATTGACTGGAAGGGGTGGAGAAGGAATGGTCGTCAAACCTTATGACTTCATTTCGACAGGTACGGAAGGGCTTTTGCAACCTGCTGTAAAATGCAGAGGCAGTGAGTATTTGCGAATTATTTACGGACCAGAATACGACTTACCTGAAAATATTGCAAGACTAAAGAATCGTGGACTTTCGCGAAAACAATCTTTAGCAATCAGAGAATTTGCATTAGGTATTGAAGGTTTGGAAAGATTTGTAAAAAAGGAGCCATTACGGCGAATACATGAGAGTGTTTTTGGAGTACTAGCCTTAGAAAGCGAAGATGTTGATCCACGTCTATAA
- a CDS encoding glycosyltransferase family 4 protein yields MRVTHLSTYHLYGGAAIAAGRLNQALSKVGWAYGGVESTMLVGTANRQEKHRPAPGVVYLANNFLAEQTAFGRFVAERLYFLPYERDPSVRFQFSPAAFGANLDFHPAIQQADILHLHWINLGFLSLNSLRKLFSLGKPIVWTQHDQWAFTGGCHYSRGCDHFLTHCRQCPYLKKPGERDLSYQVFERKKAVFSDANLHFISPSRWLADQSIRSALLRPFSSAIIPNTIDTAIFCPVDRSEANAHLEIPDTTQPRILFGSANVTDSRKGFRYFVEALQQFHQQHPTLKPEILVFGKGRSYLFNELPYPIRHLGVLTTDDAIVAAYNAADAMVVPSLEDNLPNTIVEALSCGTPVVGFRTGGIPEMIDHEQNGYLATAGSAQELANGLTFVLTHSNPDQLRISARQLTEARYSEEVIAQKHIELYQRMMNDK; encoded by the coding sequence GTGAGAGTTACCCACCTGAGCACCTATCATCTATACGGCGGTGCGGCTATTGCAGCCGGTCGTCTTAATCAGGCACTGTCGAAAGTCGGATGGGCATACGGTGGCGTCGAAAGTACCATGCTCGTCGGCACCGCAAATCGTCAGGAAAAGCATCGTCCGGCACCGGGCGTTGTCTATCTGGCCAATAATTTTCTGGCCGAACAAACGGCGTTTGGCCGATTTGTTGCCGAGCGGTTGTACTTTTTGCCCTATGAACGCGACCCTTCGGTGCGGTTTCAGTTTTCGCCAGCGGCTTTCGGGGCCAATCTGGATTTTCACCCGGCTATTCAGCAAGCCGATATTTTGCACCTTCATTGGATAAATCTTGGCTTTTTATCGCTGAATAGCCTGCGAAAGCTGTTCAGTCTGGGCAAACCGATTGTCTGGACGCAGCACGATCAATGGGCTTTTACGGGGGGGTGCCATTATTCACGCGGCTGCGATCATTTTCTGACTCATTGTCGACAATGCCCCTATCTGAAAAAACCGGGTGAACGTGATCTGTCGTATCAGGTTTTTGAGCGTAAAAAGGCTGTTTTCAGCGATGCAAATCTCCATTTCATATCGCCTAGCCGCTGGCTGGCCGATCAGAGTATCCGAAGCGCCTTGCTACGACCTTTTTCGTCGGCCATTATTCCGAACACAATCGACACGGCAATCTTTTGTCCCGTCGATCGCTCGGAGGCTAACGCTCACCTTGAGATTCCAGATACAACCCAACCCCGCATTTTGTTTGGCAGTGCCAACGTAACCGATTCGCGGAAGGGCTTCCGGTATTTTGTCGAAGCCTTACAACAGTTCCATCAACAACATCCGACTCTCAAACCCGAGATTCTGGTCTTTGGCAAAGGACGCTCGTATCTGTTTAATGAACTACCCTACCCCATTCGTCATTTGGGCGTTCTGACAACCGACGATGCGATTGTGGCCGCTTATAATGCCGCCGATGCAATGGTTGTACCGTCGCTGGAAGACAATCTGCCCAATACCATTGTCGAAGCGTTGTCTTGTGGTACGCCCGTGGTTGGCTTTCGAACGGGCGGCATTCCCGAAATGATCGACCATGAACAGAATGGCTATCTGGCCACTGCTGGCTCGGCCCAAGAGCTTGCCAATGGACTGACGTTTGTACTTACGCATTCGAATCCAGACCAGTTACGAATTTCGGCCCGACAGTTGACCGAAGCACGTTATTCCGAAGAAGTTATAGCCCAAAAACATATTGAATTGTATCAAAGAATGATGAATGATAAATGA
- a CDS encoding glycosyltransferase family 2 protein — MPTVSIITITYNAERFLERTIKSIVTQQATDYEYIVVDGASTDGTLAIIKRYEKHITHWISEADSGLYDAMNKGLHRATGDYVWFMNAGDELFDSNTLPDLLQKIDASHADVYYSDALFVRDNGPDRPATPLGLRSQVTPHTLPHTLTWQDMKLGMKVCHQAFVARRAIAPDYPTNNLSADLDWEIRCLKAAQNIEFVPFVLCKYLMGGLSVQQHRRSLIDRFNILGKHFGMLPTLLNHGQIVWRALKRVQKQ; from the coding sequence ATGCCCACTGTTTCGATCATTACGATAACGTACAATGCCGAACGTTTTCTGGAACGTACGATCAAAAGTATTGTTACACAGCAGGCTACAGACTATGAATACATTGTTGTTGATGGTGCATCGACTGATGGGACGCTGGCCATCATTAAGCGCTATGAGAAGCATATAACGCACTGGATTTCGGAAGCCGACAGCGGTCTTTACGATGCCATGAACAAGGGGTTGCACCGGGCCACGGGCGACTATGTCTGGTTTATGAATGCTGGCGACGAACTGTTTGACTCCAATACCCTGCCTGATCTCCTCCAGAAAATCGACGCAAGCCATGCCGATGTCTACTACAGCGATGCGTTGTTCGTACGCGACAACGGTCCCGACCGACCTGCCACACCGCTGGGCTTACGGAGTCAGGTAACCCCCCACACCCTACCGCATACGCTTACCTGGCAGGATATGAAACTTGGCATGAAAGTATGCCATCAGGCCTTTGTAGCCAGGCGGGCCATTGCACCCGACTACCCGACCAATAACCTGAGTGCCGATCTCGACTGGGAAATTCGGTGTCTGAAAGCCGCACAAAACATAGAGTTCGTACCGTTTGTGCTGTGCAAATACTTAATGGGAGGCTTATCGGTTCAGCAACATCGCCGTTCGCTGATCGATCGGTTCAACATACTTGGCAAACACTTTGGCATGTTACCCACATTACTAAATCACGGACAAATTGTATGGAGAGCACTGAAAAGAGTTCAGAAACAGTAA
- the pfkA gene encoding 6-phosphofructokinase, whose protein sequence is MKRIAVFTSGGDAPGMNACIRAVVRGAVYHGLEVFGIRRGYSGMINGDIFQMSSYSVSNIVQRGGTILKSARSKEFMTPEGRAKAFEQLQKFGIEGLVAIGGNGTFTGATIFHDEYGIPTVGAPGTIDNDLYGTDHTIGFDTAVNTALEAIDKIRDTADSHDRIFLIEVMGRDSGYIAIQSGIAGGAELVMVPEVLTPISEVVETLKSGWSRQKSSSIVVIAEGEEAGIATEIAAKIRQQVESNIDMRVTTLGHIQRGGIPTAYDRILASRLGLGALEGLMNGEKNVMAGIVNNELVYTPFRDTIRLPKPINEDLLRMVKILSV, encoded by the coding sequence ATGAAAAGAATTGCTGTTTTTACCTCGGGTGGTGATGCACCGGGTATGAACGCCTGCATCCGGGCCGTTGTTCGGGGGGCTGTCTATCACGGACTCGAAGTGTTTGGTATCCGCCGGGGATACAGCGGGATGATAAATGGCGATATCTTTCAGATGTCCTCCTACTCGGTGAGCAATATTGTTCAGCGTGGAGGAACTATTCTGAAGTCGGCCCGTAGTAAAGAATTTATGACGCCCGAAGGCCGCGCCAAAGCGTTCGAGCAATTGCAGAAGTTTGGTATCGAAGGATTGGTTGCTATTGGTGGTAATGGTACGTTTACGGGTGCCACCATCTTCCATGACGAATACGGTATTCCGACCGTTGGTGCACCCGGCACAATCGATAACGACCTCTACGGTACCGATCATACCATTGGTTTTGATACGGCTGTTAACACGGCTCTCGAAGCAATCGACAAAATTCGTGATACTGCCGACTCGCACGACCGTATTTTCCTGATTGAAGTAATGGGTCGCGATTCAGGCTACATCGCCATTCAGTCGGGCATTGCGGGAGGGGCCGAGCTAGTGATGGTTCCCGAAGTGCTAACGCCCATTTCGGAAGTTGTTGAAACCCTTAAATCGGGCTGGAGCCGTCAGAAATCGTCGTCCATTGTTGTCATTGCGGAAGGCGAAGAAGCCGGTATTGCTACTGAAATTGCGGCCAAAATTCGTCAGCAGGTCGAATCTAATATCGACATGCGGGTTACAACGCTGGGCCATATTCAGCGGGGTGGTATTCCAACTGCCTACGATCGGATTCTGGCTAGTCGACTGGGACTTGGCGCATTGGAAGGCCTAATGAATGGCGAGAAAAACGTAATGGCTGGTATTGTCAACAACGAACTGGTATACACGCCCTTCCGCGACACAATCCGCTTGCCTAAGCCAATCAATGAAGATTTGCTCCGAATGGTGAAGATTCTGAGCGTGTAG